In Phycisphaerae bacterium RAS2, the DNA window TGCGGACGTCGTGATTCGCGTAGACGGCCGGCCGGTGATCGAACATCGAGGATTGCGCAGCGGTCAACCGGCGCGATCCGTTGAGATCAATCTCGCTGGCGCGAACGAGCTGGAGATTGATGTCGGCTTCGGCCGGCGCGGGCCGGTGCAGGATTGTGTGGTCCTTGTCAATCCGGCTTTGATAAAGCGGCCATGAGGTCAGCCGCCGCAGCAGCGTAGCGCCCCGCGTCGGGCCGTTGCGAAAGCTTCTCGGCGACTGATTTCGCGGCGACGGCGTCCCCGCTGTAGATCAGGAATCGCGCGAGGGCATAGTGACCGGCCGGACTATTGGCTCGATCCGCGGGCAGCGACCCGAGCAATGCCTTGGCCGATGCGATGTATTGGCCCTGTGCTTCCGTCTTGGGAGGGGCGACGGGCGACCCGAGCAGTTCCGTCAGATCGGCATCCTCTCCGGATTTCAAGACAAGCCAGACCACCGCCCAATCGGCGAAACGGCGAAGCTCCGTGCCAGGGGGCAAAGCGTCTCGATGCGCGCGACACGCCGCGCGATCGCCGCGCACCGCCTGCGCCCATGCGAGCCACGCTTCGCGCTCGGGGGACGAGAATGCATCAGGCGGCACCGCGTTCCATAGTGAAAGCAGGTCATCTCCACGACCTTGGCTTATGAGCAGATCGTGCAGGCCGATTCGCGCGTCGCGATCCGAGGGATTCTGGCGAAGGAGTTCGCGATAGTCGCTTTCCGAATCCGCCAGTTGACCTTGCGACGCCTGGAGCGCGGCGCGGTTCAAGCGCGGCGCGCGAGCGGTGGGCTCAATGGTGAGCAATCGATCGTAAAGATCGAGCGCTTCGGCAGGCTTGCCTAGGTTGGTCAGCGCGACGCCGAGGTTCAGCAGCGTGGGGCGGTCGTTGGGATTCAGATCAAGCAGCTGTCGACAGCGCTCAACGACCATGTGCCAATCTGCCCGGCGAACCGCGATCATCACAAGCTGGTAAATCGCGTCGCGCTGAAACGGGCTGACCGCGATCGCGCGCTCGTAACATTGTTGCGCGATCTGAAGATTGCCGCTCTTGAAGAAATGAAAGTCACCCAGCGCCATCAGCACCGGCACATAGTCGGGGTTCTCGTTCAGGACCGCCGCGTAAATGGCCGTTGCTTCGGCATCTCTTCCGACCATTTCGAGGGTGCGCGCGTAATAATATTGAACGCGCGAATTGTTCGGCATCTGCCGCGCGGCCAATTCCAGCTCGCGCTGGGCGGCTGTCCAGTCGCGTTTGAATCGATAGGCGATCCCCGCCTGCAGGGCCAGACGGGGAGAGTCGGGCCATTTTTCCCGAGCCGAGTCGATGACGAGAAGCGCCTCGTCAACACGATTCTCGAAGATGCATGCCTTGGCGAGCTCCGCGTGCGCATCGACGTTGTCCGGATTGACCGCCACCATGTGCCGGTCCCGTGCGACGGTCGACCACCACGTCGGCGCGAGGCGCCGATCGGCCAGCAGCCAGACGATGGCGAGACCGCAGATGGGCGCGGCGACGAGTCCCCTCACCAGCGTTGACCGCTGCCTTGCACGCAATGCATCAAGGGATTGAACGACGGCTGCAGCGATCGCCAGATGCAGGCCCACCATCGGCAGGTACATGTAGCGATCGGCGGTAAGAAACCGACGCGCGAACGTGGCTGCCAGAAAGGGCGCCATGAGTATGACAAACGCGACCAGTCCGGTGCAGGCCAGCGGACACCGCCTCGCGGCCATCCAAATGAGCAATCCGAGCGCGGCCCATTCCAATAGCGCGACGAACACGGAGAAGCTTGCAAGCGAGACATTCTCCGGCGGGGGGGACCACGCCGCGATTCGCGAGGGCCACAGGAAATTCTCAAAGTAATAACGACTCGCGAGCAACAGCCGCACCGGCGCGGGGGTCGAAAGCTCCTTCTCGGCGAGTTCGATCATGCCGAGTTTGTCCGTCGTCAGCAGCGCTGCCACCATGCCGGCCGCCGCGAGCGCGAGCAGCACACCATGCAGGATCCAATCGCGCCGCGCGAGGCGCCCATGTCGCCGCCAGGCCATCCACGCGCCGGCGAGCGTCACGGTCGGGATGATTTTCGAGAAGAGCGAGAGCACCCACGCGACGATTGCCGTCCACGTCGCGCCGCGAGACAGATGCCCGGACGGGCGAACGCAGGCGATCAGCGTGATGAGAGCGAACAACGTGCCGAGCAGGATCATCCGGCCGCAAATCCACCCGACGGGTTCGATCACGTAAGGATGAATGGCGAAGCACAGGGCGGTGATGAAGGCGACCCGGCGGC includes these proteins:
- a CDS encoding cellulose synthase subunit BcsC; the protein is MSLKVPMAIRARIVSHLAAVCILLAGAAVAVLPTRHGDFLNGDDQRFIIEHGLVNRPSWDNAATLMTVVHQDLYQPIPMLSFMANYAVAAPTPGAQFPVSALNFKITNIALHAINVLLVYWLILLVARCRRVAFITALCFAIHPYVIEPVGWICGRMILLGTLFALITLIACVRPSGHLSRGATWTAIVAWVLSLFSKIIPTVTLAGAWMAWRRHGRLARRDWILHGVLLALAAAGMVAALLTTDKLGMIELAEKELSTPAPVRLLLASRYYFENFLWPSRIAAWSPPPENVSLASFSVFVALLEWAALGLLIWMAARRCPLACTGLVAFVILMAPFLAATFARRFLTADRYMYLPMVGLHLAIAAAVVQSLDALRARQRSTLVRGLVAAPICGLAIVWLLADRRLAPTWWSTVARDRHMVAVNPDNVDAHAELAKACIFENRVDEALLVIDSAREKWPDSPRLALQAGIAYRFKRDWTAAQRELELAARQMPNNSRVQYYYARTLEMVGRDAEATAIYAAVLNENPDYVPVLMALGDFHFFKSGNLQIAQQCYERAIAVSPFQRDAIYQLVMIAVRRADWHMVVERCRQLLDLNPNDRPTLLNLGVALTNLGKPAEALDLYDRLLTIEPTARAPRLNRAALQASQGQLADSESDYRELLRQNPSDRDARIGLHDLLISQGRGDDLLSLWNAVPPDAFSSPEREAWLAWAQAVRGDRAACRAHRDALPPGTELRRFADWAVVWLVLKSGEDADLTELLGSPVAPPKTEAQGQYIASAKALLGSLPADRANSPAGHYALARFLIYSGDAVAAKSVAEKLSQRPDAGRYAAAAADLMAALSKPD